In Capsicum annuum cultivar UCD-10X-F1 chromosome 8, UCD10Xv1.1, whole genome shotgun sequence, the genomic window GTATCATGTTGTTTTGGATTGATTTTCCAAGATATTACCTTGATTATGTATATTATCCCATAAATAGTATGGGAGGTTATCTTTAGTCATGTGCAAAAGGGTGTCATATATTAGGGTGGGGTTATTAATAAAGAAGCAGTGTTTAGCTTATATAGCTAATGTTTGGGATATATTATTGATACTACTTCACTAGAGTCAGTTCTTTTGTTAGTGAATTCACAGATGTGTTTCTGACAGACTTACCAGGCCTTCTACCTAATCATGATATTGACTTAGGCATTGAACTTGAGTCGAGAACTTGGCCAATCTCTATTCTGCCATGTCGAATAGCACTGTCAGAGTTGAGGGAGTTATAGGAGCAGCTTCAGGATTCATAGAGACATACAATTGATTATAGGGGGCATTAGGCATATTTTTCTCCGCCATATCAAATAGAACTAGCAGAGTTGAGAGATTTATAGGATCAGTTTTAGGATTCATAGAGGCATACAAAAGATTTTCAATATGATGACATTAACCATTGAGATAATTTGAATAAGGTTACAAGAATAAAAGTGATGAACAATAGAGATTATCTCCATAATGAAGATAAGTAGTGGGAGCTAGCTAATTATGTTTATTTTGTGTACATATGAAGTTAAAGTAAAAacattttacaataatttttttctaagcaAGCGCATAGTTCGCTTACTCTATTAGGATTGTGATTGATTTGTTTAATAATATGTACTACTAACTAGTTGAAGTTGTTTTCGATGGCAGACATATTTTTTCTCAAGATCACCTCTCCAAAAAGTTGAAGGAGCTATCCTTATGGAGAAAGAGCCTGTAACGAAACATTTACTTTGGGACATTTGGTCTAATAACTATTTTTTGGGGTTGAGTAAAATCTGCATTTTATAATaaaaacttcaaacacatgttcaaactaACATATAAACAATTAAATGAAGCCATAACTCTATATTAACAACTTTGAACTTCAACAATAAGATCAtcccaacttatgaacatcaacaaaatgaaattcaaactattttttgGAAGATAACAAAACCAAACGtatagaaaaatatgaagattAGAAGATTCAAGTCCATGGAATGCATTGTATGTCCTTAAGAAAATGATTCCCCTCCATTACCCAAGGTTATGGATTTATGGAATATATCCTTCtaggataaaatgaatcacttcaaCAGAATAGCGGTACCTTAAATTCTGTAGTACTACGAATGCACTCAATGGTAGCAAATCACACTAGAGGTTTTTTTCAATAAAGGGGACTGTTTTTCCTATAAAATTTATGTACCTAGGgaaaaatttggtatttatagccatcaggGTGTTGTTTtatgaagagaagcaatggttaAGAAAGGTGAAGCTCTTCATCGAGGTGTAACTCTTCCGAAAAGGTGTAACTCCCTAGAAAAGTCAGAAcccattggaaaggtcataagcATCCAAATTgaaaaggtgcctattcaaattgcatcttTTCTCTTGGTGTCTATTTGGAAAAAtacctatttatttttcattcacacctcttaaaaatcTACCAACTCCCCACATGAATTGGGAATGtccattttataaaaaatttatggacAAGTGTGTTATCTACATGAAAAGACTAGTTGCATTTGGATAAATAGTTTTTAGTTTGAACTTTTCTTAATGAACTttcatcggatgcactcggtcaattggtagatatGATTTCTTACACCATTAAGATTTTATGTATACCTAGATAACACAAGTCACATAACcagtcttttaccatttatggttctcacaattttatttatttcatccatgatcACAACCTGGTTTCATGggagcttagagaataggtctttactatcattctccttgaagtggcttccacttccccctcacataggtgattgcCAAACATTTAATCTTACGGGTCAAGCAATTTGGTCAAACCTGccaaacttagaaaccattaaaaGGTGCAAAtcataagccttatccttgttttATAAATATTGTCTTTAttataagaatgggttgagtattTTGACAATTTTAGGCCAttagtcacaactttgtttgattttcttgaacCTATCTTGGAATCTCTAGTTTGATAGGTATAGTTACCATCGTGATAACTAGTCCTAGCCTATAAACCAATTCTCTTCTATAATCTCTGAATTCCCTATCAagttaggccttttgtaagtggatccaacacatatcctttgacttcacatagtcaatcttgataattccactagagagtagttctttAATCGTATTATGTTTgcatcttatatgatgagatttaccattatgCATCATGCTCCTGGCTTACCTAATGTTGCTTGATTATCACAGTGTATGCATACTAGTACCAAAGGTTTGGGCCAACAACGAATATCTTCaaagaaattttggagtcattcaGTTTCTTTACTAATTTTATCTGATATGATAATTCAGAGTCCATTATCGAGCGGtaatacatgtctatttggatgattttcaagagaatGCTCCTCtacctaaagtaaatacatagccactcatggattttaatttatttgacccgatgatccaatttgcatcactatatctttAAATTACTACTcgatattttttataatgcaaagCAAAATCTTGAGTATGTTTTATATACCCCAAGACTTTTACATTGCCATCCAATGAATTTGATTGGGTCTACTGGTGTACTAAATCAATTTACTAATACTACATGCTAAGTCTAGCCGCGTaaaattcatgatatttatcaaactttccaacactcttgcatagtctaattgtgagtcactttcaccttcattcttttaaagtgcaaaTCACATGTCTAATATAGTTTTTGCGTTACTGAAATCCAAGAACTTAAACTTGTCAAGTACCCTTTCAATATAATGATACTGTGAAAAtgtcaacccttgtggagttctatggattcttatccctaagatcacatcaacaactccaaggtctttcttATCAAACTGGCTCTCAAGTATTCATTTCATAGcattatgtcagaaatgtctctactaatgatcaatatgttatccacatacaaacaaacaatgactttgtGATTCAGAGTGtcttaatgtaaacacatttatcacactCATTTATTTTGACGTCATTTTTCAACATGGTTTGATCAAAGTTTTCATGCCActatttggatatttgttttaatccataatgtgacttaacaagtttgcatacttttctttctttatctgGAGCCACAAACCCTCGGGTTATTCCATGTAATTTCCTCCAACTATTCTTCatttaaaaaagttattttcacatccatttaatATATTTCAAGTCATATACCTCTACCAAAGAAACCAATATATGGGTGGACGTTATCCTTATTACCGGCGAGTATgtgtcaaaataatcaaggccttTATTTTGTCTAAAGCCTTTCACAACAAGTTTTGCCTTGTATTattcaatagtaccatcaaccTTTGTTTTCCTTTTGaatatccatttagaacctaaatatttatttcctggaggaagacaaccaactcccaagtatggttgATCATGATTGAATTAatcactattgactacctctttccaaaagaatgagtcagaagatgacatcacttctttaaatgtttgaggttcattttcaagatgaaattttataaaatcttAGCCAAAGGAAGTcgacattctttgacgtgtactacgccTTGGATTCTTATCACAAAGTAAATTCTACTTTGGTTTAACTCAAGGTCATTTAAACCCTCCGCTATATTGCTCATGTCCagttttatacagataaatgtgttcaaagaactaAGAATTATATGAGTCAATTAtcttattttcatgtatatccAGATGTTTGGATTTGTGACAAAAAAATTGAGATGTTTTACTACTTGTATCATATCGGATGAAAACACAGTCCACAGtttttgatcttatttttatctttttaggtataggaacttggacttgagatagacaccccacactttaaaatatttcaagttagcttttctttcttttaatttttcatatggaatagaTTGTATCTTGccatggggcactctattgagtattcagtttGCTGTAAGGATGGCTTCCTCCCGTAAGTTTTGTGGAAAACCTAAACATATGAGTAgtgcattcatcatttccttcaatgtttagttttttctttccataatttcattcgattgaggtgaatacaaggatgtagtttgatggacaatttcattttCCAAACATATATCCATAAAAAGAGATTCATCCTCCCCACCCCTATCACttatcattttgatatttttatccaactaattttcaactttatttttatttttcctaagtatgtctattgattcatatttactatttagcaaataaaaTAATAGTATCTAGTGAAATCAtcagtaaaaatcttgaaatacttttcCCTACCAAGAGATgttgttgacttcatatcacaaatgtcagtgagCATTAAGTCCAAAGGATTGGTATTCCTTTCAACAAACTTATATAGATGCTTATAATACTTAGACTCAACAtatatttgacactttgatttactACACAAAAAGTTAGGCAAAACTTTCAAACTAATCAATTTTTCCAaggttttgtaattaacatgtcCTAAACGACTATGCCACAAATTATTTGACTCTAGCTAATAAGAAGAAGCctaaattttcttcatttcaacaGCTATTACATCAAGTTTTAAAAGGATCACATTGAGGTGTCCCTTTCCTacatatatttcattatttcttattacaactttctccaaaacaagaaaatatttaatCTTGTTTTAACAAGAAAAATTGTTGACACTATGTTCTTCCTAATAATAGGAACATGGAGAACATTTACTAGACTCAACACCTTACcagaagtcatttttaggaataCCTTCCCACTTCTTTCAACCTTAGTTATTGCATTAATTTCTATGAAGATCACTTCTTTGGAACCAACGGTATAATAAGTAGCAAAAGCTTCTTTGGCCGCACAAAAATGTCTAATAGCTCCTGAATCAAACCACCATTCAGTGAAATATCCAACTTGATTGCTTTAAGTGACCATAGAACACAGATTTTAAATCATTTAAGTTACTTGCAACATGTTtatctgatttttttttcttgttattattCAAAACTTGACTATTTAGAGCTTTGTGTCCAACATCACTATAATTGTAGCACTTACCATTGAACGTTTCCTTGTTCTACTCTTTCTCTTATTCTGAAGAATTCTTCATGTTCTTATTATTTGGAGCATCATCCTTAATAGGATTTTCAACCATCATTTATGATTCCTCATTCAACTCATTATCCACTTCTATCTTGGGATGACTCACAAGATCTTTAAAATCAGACAATTGGTTTTTAATCatacttttttcaaaatataaggaTATCTACTTGTGAACATTTGCATTTCATGTTTCATCAGccaaaatgacatcatttatttCTATTCTTTGAAGTTCATAAtagaatattttttcattttctctgtCATTTCCATTGCTAGATCAATAGATGAATGACTTAATGATGCAACATTGGTTGCTGTTGGTATAACATCATTCACAATCGAATTAATATATTGTGTAATTTCATTAATCACTTTTCTGTCAGTCTTTGATATACACTTTAGTATTTCAAAATACTAATAAAGAGTTTTATCTTTAACCAACttatttcaagtcaaaaataaagtttttatatctttaaatcatCAACCGAATGAACTTTGTAAcctgatgaagtttttatgactttaacTCAGAATAAATTCAAACAGAGTGATACCCCACAAGTTTTAAACTCTAGAAACCAATACAGAGAGTTCAATGAATTGGTGAAGTTTTATATTCTTTGAAGCAAATTTTCACACTAATTTCTTGGTGAAGCTTTTATAGTCTTCGAATCGATGGAGTAGAAAACAAAAGATTTTAGTCTCTACAAAATCAGAACTAATACAGATTAACCAagtacttgatttataaatggtgatATTTTTTTCTCtgacaaacaagcacaaaaactaaatatttttttattatgtaatttcgttaagattattgttttttaagtttagtaaaatctatattttacaacaagaacttcaaacacatgttcaatctaacatatgaacaaaaaaataaagttgtaaatatgtattcacaactttgaacttcaacaataagttcaaccaacttatgaacatcaataaaatgaagttcaaactattttctagaACATAGCAAAATCAAATgtttagaaaaagatgaagattagAATATTCATGTTCACCGAATTCATGtgtctttaaaaaaaattccccCAACTACCTAAGGTTAAGGAATTtattctcccaggataaaatgaatcactcCAATAGAATAACAGTACCTCAAATTCTATAGAACTACGAACGCGCTCAATGGTTGCAAATCACACTAGAGTTGTTTTCAAGAAAGAGGAGTGTTTTTTCTACAAAATTTTATGTATGTATTTGAGGAAAAaaatcaggtatttatagtcatcaaggtgtttattcatgaagaaaagaaatgTTTTAGAAAGTTGCACCTCTTCATAAAGGTGCAAATCTTTTGAAAGGTGCAACTCTTTGAAAAATTCACAACCCATTGAAAAAGTCATAACCATCCCAAACAGAAAAGCtacctattcaaattgcatcctttctcttggtgtcttttcgAAGAAACACCTATTCACTTTTTATTCACACCTCTTACAAACCTAACAATCACTACTCTATACTTTTTAAATACCTGGTGTTTATAGATTGGATATGACTCTCAAGAAATTACTTATTCCTAAACTTTTATAAATCTCAATTGTTTAATACCTAATTACATATTATCCCTACTTTTTAAATAGTTATATGAAatcccaaattttaattttatggtACATCATTGAGGCTTTGATACATAACCTTCTTGATATATAAATaccaatatatatgtattaacaTCACAGAGATATATAAGTCTTATGTATCAGTagcacaaaaaatattttgatacatgATTTTTGTGATATTTTCAATCAAAAACATATTTCTTATGTATCCATAACCTAATAATTACTAAGATACATAACTTTTGTATATTTGGTGGAGAGTCACATGATGTATTTTTTGTCCTTTTCAAACAGATACATCCATTTTATGTATCTTACAACTCCAATACATCATTATTGTATATGTCTATTAACATCATCATATTCAACCTCCATTGAAGAATCTGTAATGGCAAATCCACTGATAACTACCATGGAAATACAATCTTTGAGTTTGCAGCAATAGTGATTAAATTCTTCTATAATTCTatcgaaaaaaaaattgaagcaacgaaaagagaaaacaaaggaaagagaaaaataaaatttaaaatctttaaacTCCAATTGTAATTCAATCGGAAGAAAATTAAAACAACGGGAAGAAAAAACAAAGGGaagagaaaattaagaataagatTGTTCCAAGGCCTATACTACTTGTTGTGAGGAATAATGATGAATTGAGAAAGTTGTTGGGATCTTCTACCATTGATAATGGTGGAGTTTTTCCTAATATGCATAAAAATGTACTTCTGAAGAAGATTGTTAAAGGAAAAGAAATTGGCTCTATTTCACAGAAATTTAGATCTCTAGGTTGGGTTGTGAATCTGATTTGGGATTTGGGATTTGGGATGCAACTATTTTAAAGGATTGAAATTTTAAGTAATAATGGTAagttaatgtaataccccatgtttGGAAGTCTCTGTGCATCATACGACTCACTCTCTTGAGTTGTACATACAACATACGAGAAGTATGTTATAGTCATACCCAAGACAATATGGTATGGTGGACATTCTTGTGTAGGTATGAATTGAGACATATATTCGTAAGATCACCATACGAGTGGTATGAAGGGAAGTCCTAAGTTTATTAGTGTAGGCTCCCTAAGATTTTTTCCAAGATATGAGTAGGGGGCTATAAGTTGTATGGAGATGATACAGTCATATGTTACCACTCGTATGATGATCCTTGATTCTTCCAAACTTATGAGTTGATGAACTTAGTAGTACCCTCAACATACGAGTAGTATGTTTGACTCTTAAAGACTGACGAGCAATTTATGTAAAGATCAGTTAAAGggatttttgttcttttcccCTTTTATAACCCCCAAACCAAGACCTATAACCCTCCAAGAGGCATTATTTCCCTCtatttctcaattaaataaaaaCATTTTCCTCCCCCATAtttaagaacatcaagattagggatCCTCTCTCTAAATTCATCGTTCAAGCTCTTTTCATAAGTCAAGAAACTTCAGGtgtgtggggtttatgaacaaggttattctttcaacCTTGTGGCCAAATTGCATggttttgaaatttaatttacttatgttaaagtagggttcatacccaaatagacatattcttgaagtatgaaacAACCATGTGATTGAAAGATTTAAGTGCATCAAGGCtaacatatatccatgttttgaCTTGCaagatttgtattatgatttgaatttcattgtcCTGACTGGATACTATTAAAAAatttcaaggtgattattgagcatgatattttattataaaatcctatgaaataaagaatgaattcTAAGTCTCAAGTACAAGCATTAAGTGAAAGTGTAAGCCTTTGAAACTTCATTCACATACATTATAGTATGATTCAAGaaatattgatcttttgatctaaagatagGATATGAAAATGCAGAactattcatcttgattatgacttaaagaaaagagaagcataactgattTTTATTCTATAAGCacttatactattttaaggtggatttcttaaaataTGAGAATATAAGTATTTTgggggtagtatttagcatcaaaaAGGGAATGTGGttgagcgtatcctaaattcctagaaataAAAGCCACCGTAGGTTAAGATTTTTGTCAATATGGTTAAAGTTCAGTGATCATTTATGTTcaggttctattctaatggcgaggatagaacagctctccctaacgtgggtaatATGTTAGACtttatgttagctcacatggtttatgtcatttaGAAGAATCTTCCATAAGAaagaatgaaaagtaaagcattTAGAAACCAAGTGTCATGGATCACAgagtttatccttatgcttcattatTTGTATTTATGATCTTGCAGTCTTTTGCTTATTCAGATTCAAGGTGAGTTATTTTTTCTTAGCATGTATTATTTAAAAGTTTACttatatattcagttattgttttacttactAATTCAccctatatgctcagtacattacagaggtactgacccatatatatgtctatcttctatattttcttataatataggttcgggtgCTCATTTCTAGTAGAACAATTGACTGTGGACATCATCACCTTCATCTCAAattttggtaagtcctcatagtccaAGGACCCAGTTTGTCAGACTTTTGCTTATTGATGATAGTGTTTCagttatttgatttatatttatgtttgggATCAAttggggtctatcccagtggctctctagacattagtagaggcttgtaaGGATGATTATGTTTCCAGTCCAAAGACTTTTTTAAAGATTTCCAATTTAAAGAATTTTATTAAGATATAAGATTGTttaacttcaaattcataaatatatGAGTTCACTTGTCATGTGAGTTCCAAgctaaatagatatcatgggtttaCTTAGAGCTATTCATAATCTTAAGCATCGTGTAACGTCCAAGGGGTAGtttcaaggcattacaaacttggtatcatagcctaaggtttaaagagtacTAGGGAGTCGGATAAGCCGCGTTACGTATGGacttgatcatggatgtgaagTACACCATATTTATGAGTTGAAGGCTACAGAACGAGTTAGGAATCATTATTTCTTTCATGGTATTTTGTGTTTACAGTTGTCTATATCTTCCTTAACTCATGCTTTTTTGTGATAGAATATGCCCTCTCACCGAGCTGATGCACGCAAAAACAATGATCAACCACCTATGCACACCGACTCGTTGACTGACAatatgtctcatgctaaatttaggGCTTCCTTTTAAGCGTTGGCCCAAGCTATAATGTCAATATTAAGGGAAACCAACAGGTACCAGTCCCACTTCAGGGAAATAGTAATTTAGCTGCATCTAGGATTCAGGATGTTATGAGGCTCAATCCACCTGAGTTCAAGGGTCAAAGATGGATGAGGATCCTcaactctttattgatgaggagagagattactcagattatgcatgtcactgaagaggagagtgtataCTTGGCCTCTTATAGGCTAAAAGATGtcgcttatgattgggttgttatgtggaaAAAAGGTAGGGGTGAGAATCCAGcttctatgagttggcaggtatttcaaaATACTTTTTGGGAAAGATTCTTTTAGCGTGATATGAGGGAGGCTAAGGAGGAGGAGTTCATTAAattgaggcagggctctatgatagtgaagAGTACtttcttaagttcactcagttgtaTAAGTATGCTCTCAAGTTGCTATCTGACTCTAGAGCTCGTATGAGTAAGTATGTTATTGGGGTATCTGATTTAGTGGTGAATGAGTGTAGGAATGCCATGATGATTGGGGATATAGATATTTCTCGATTAGtgactcatgctcaacatattgaggcagaaaagttTAAGGAAATAGAGAAGAGAAACATGAGGGCTAGGACTGGACAATTTGAGTATAGTCAATCACAGTTTGGAGAGGGAAGTTGTTAGTAGTTTCAGGGTCATTCATTAGTGCCGCTATATCTTCATCCAGTGCCTCTGCACCCAAAACCAGGCAGGAAAAATTGGACAGTACTTCAAATTTCATGTCTCAAAATAGTGTAGTCAGGAGGCCTAGTTACCCGACATATGAAAAATATGGCAGGACCCATCCTAGTGAGTATTTGATGGTCAAAAGGGGTTGCTATGGTTATGGAAAGGTTGGTCACGGGATAAAAGAGTTTCCATATGCTAAGCAGGAAAGTAAGGATGTCCGTCCTCAGACTCAAGCTACAAATACATCAGCTTAGCCAGGTCGCACAGTTTCTTCATagggcacatcatccagtaccggtggcaaTCAACACCAAAATCAGTTCTATGTtgtaccatcccatcaggagcaagagagttcaccagatgttgtcactagaATTCTTTGTTTctttcaccttgatgtatatgtgCTGCTAGACCTGAGATAAAATATCTCATATGTAACTCCATTGGTTTTTGTAAACTTTGGGGTAGGTCCTAAAGTTCTCTCACatcctttctcagtttctaccccattAGGTGATTCAGTTATTACTAGACTGGTCTATAGGGAATATCTTAGTACTGTCCTCCATAAGATCATACTAGgggacctaatagagttagagatggtggatttcgatgtcattatgggcatagattggatccatGCATGTTATGTATCAATATATTGACACAACTGcatggtgaagttttagtttcccaataagACAGTTTTTGAGTGGAAGAGTAGTTCTGTGTCTCCCAAAGGTCATTTCATCTTTCATCCTAAGGCcataaaatcaatatcaaaagaGTGTATCTACTAtttaatttaagtcaaaaatacTAAGTCTGAAGTCCAGATAGTTCCGTCAGTCTGGGTTGTAAATGAATTCCCAAAGGTTTTCCccgaagatttgccaggggtacctccagaAAGGGAGATATAAATttagtattgatcttcttcctaatactcaacccatttctatctCTCCATATCTTATGGATCCGGCCAAACTTAATAGGTTAAAAGAGCAGCTTTaggaccttttagataaaggtttcatcagacccagtatttcttcgtggggtgctccagtccttttcatgcacaagaaagataccacactcagaatgtgtatagattatggATAGATaaacaaggttaccatcaagaacaagtatctgattcctagaatcaatgatttgtttgactggCTTCAAGGTACCCGGTGgttctccaagattgaccttaggtCGGGATACCATCAATTAAAAGTAGGGAGcaagacattccaaaaatagctttctgaatgaggtatggtcattttgagtttgtggttatgtcatTAGGACTAATAAATACTCCGATAGACTTTATGGattagacatcacatgcaataaggaatatacaaaaaatctaacacgcacatggcacatgctcaactcacataggatcatcatagagtcccaaccaaataatagcatgaattcaaatttaatccaaaaagaGCAAGAGCCACAAAAATGAGCCTAGAATtcttaaaaatagtaattcacttaTTCCCCATTCTTTTGCAAAATAAAAAACCtgcaccatgtaataaaaaatagcaccaacaagaatatcttacacaatttttttttaaattaagctaaaatttaggaatttccccaccccacacttaaaaacctactttgtccctaaagtgaaagagatagaAATACACCCTatggcctctaggcctagctagtagcatctttttcaTTAAGGGGATCCGCGGGACGTCACACTTAgtttttgccatgcttcttagctcaggtttccGATACTCatacttcccatcaacctgttactcaaccaaaaacaaaaactgcatgaaataaaatctaaaaactgaaaaataaaacatacctaattaacttgggttgcctcccaagtaacgcctgatttagtgtcgcggcacgatcCAATTCAACTCAACcaaattccttcatctttttcctcaCATTTGGAGgccatttttttattattttcacctcTCTTGGGTGAGAATTTTTAAGAGCAGTAGATTCCTCAACTTTAGCTTTTTTAAGCTCATCAATTAGTATCAAATTAGGCTTAGGATGTAAAAGTTTAGGCTGCTCAATCAGGTAATCCAAAaaggtctttggtggactaaccaccccacacttatccactTTAATCAcattaatcatacataaatctttatattgggACATTACTGTGGGTGATTTGAATATATCAAATACCACATCTTCATCCTCTACCCTTAT contains:
- the LOC124886637 gene encoding uncharacterized protein LOC124886637, with protein sequence MVLQLADGSMAYLKGIIEDVLTKVGKFVTPAEFIVLDFNANEQLPIILGRPCLATGAALIDVREDTLKIRVEDEDVVFDIFKSPTVMSQYKDLCMINVIKVDKCGVVSPPKTFLDYLIEQPKLLHPKPNLILIDELKKAKVEESTALKNSHPREVKIIKKWPPNVRKKMKEFG